In Cupriavidus taiwanensis, the following are encoded in one genomic region:
- the dsbD gene encoding protein-disulfide reductase DsbD → MDIGLALPERSRGQVWARHIAAALLAVLAWLCLAGTAHAATEDDFLPPEQAFRFAARQLDDKSVEVRFDVAPGYYMYRERFAFAAQPAGVKLGPPAYPHGKVKFDETFGKEMETYRDSVVIRVPVEAAPADGKWTLTVTSQGCADKGLCYPPMETVYKVGGGVLADLFGKRGRSDAPAAEAAPAPAVPAVPGAAATLRADDSDRIAGALASRNLGVIAALFFGLGLLLTFTPCVLPMVPILSSIVVGEHVTRGRALVVSLAYVLGMAVVYTAVGVAAGLLGEGLSAALQTPWVLGLFAALMVALALSMFGLYELQLPQRWQTRLTESSNRRQGGQVAGAAAMGAISALIVGPCVTAPLAGALAYIAQTRDAVIGGGALFAMALGMGVPLVLVGVGAGNLLPRAGRWMEVTKRFFGFLLLGVALWMLGPVLPAWTTMLLLAALLLVAAVFLGAFDGLGPDPRNLARVGKGVGVLFAIAAAIVLIGVASGGRDALQPLSHLSVARSGAESGGESGRDAKAVRFERVRSVAELDARVAQAAAAGKPVLLDFYADWCVSCKEMERMTFVDARVRARLAEIVLLQADVTANNADDKALLKRFGLFGPPGIILFGADGRERPVRVIGYQSASRFLESLERAFGERTRT, encoded by the coding sequence ATGGACATCGGTTTGGCACTTCCGGAGCGCTCGCGCGGGCAGGTTTGGGCGCGGCATATTGCCGCAGCGCTGCTGGCGGTATTGGCCTGGTTGTGCCTTGCCGGCACGGCGCATGCCGCCACGGAAGACGACTTCCTGCCGCCGGAGCAGGCCTTCCGGTTTGCCGCACGCCAGCTCGACGACAAGAGCGTCGAGGTCCGCTTCGACGTCGCCCCCGGCTACTACATGTACCGCGAGCGCTTCGCCTTCGCCGCGCAGCCCGCCGGCGTGAAACTGGGCCCGCCGGCCTATCCGCACGGCAAGGTCAAGTTCGACGAGACCTTCGGCAAGGAGATGGAGACCTACCGCGACAGCGTGGTCATCCGGGTGCCGGTCGAGGCCGCGCCCGCCGATGGCAAATGGACGCTGACGGTGACTTCGCAGGGCTGCGCCGACAAGGGCCTGTGCTATCCGCCGATGGAAACCGTCTACAAGGTCGGAGGCGGCGTGCTGGCCGACCTGTTCGGCAAGCGCGGCCGCAGCGATGCTCCCGCCGCCGAGGCGGCCCCGGCACCCGCGGTCCCCGCGGTACCTGGCGCGGCCGCCACCCTGCGCGCCGACGACAGCGACCGCATCGCCGGCGCACTGGCCAGCCGCAACCTTGGCGTGATCGCGGCGCTGTTCTTCGGCCTGGGCCTGCTGCTGACCTTTACGCCGTGCGTGCTGCCGATGGTGCCGATCCTGTCGTCGATCGTCGTCGGCGAGCATGTCACGCGCGGCCGCGCGCTGGTGGTCTCGCTGGCCTATGTGCTGGGCATGGCGGTGGTCTATACGGCCGTCGGGGTGGCCGCGGGGCTGCTGGGCGAGGGCCTGTCGGCCGCGCTGCAGACGCCGTGGGTGCTGGGCCTGTTCGCGGCGCTGATGGTGGCGCTGGCGCTGTCGATGTTCGGGCTGTATGAGCTGCAATTGCCGCAGCGCTGGCAGACCCGCCTGACCGAATCGTCGAACCGCCGCCAGGGCGGCCAGGTGGCGGGTGCGGCGGCGATGGGCGCGATCTCGGCGCTGATCGTCGGGCCTTGCGTCACCGCGCCGCTGGCCGGGGCGCTGGCCTATATCGCGCAGACCCGCGATGCCGTGATCGGCGGCGGCGCACTGTTCGCGATGGCGCTGGGCATGGGCGTGCCGCTGGTGCTGGTGGGCGTGGGCGCGGGCAACCTGCTGCCGCGCGCCGGGCGCTGGATGGAGGTGACCAAGCGCTTCTTCGGCTTCCTGCTGCTGGGCGTGGCGCTGTGGATGCTGGGGCCGGTGCTGCCGGCGTGGACCACGATGCTGCTGCTGGCGGCGCTGCTGCTGGTGGCGGCGGTGTTTCTCGGTGCCTTCGACGGCCTGGGGCCGGATCCGCGCAACCTGGCCCGGGTGGGCAAGGGCGTGGGCGTGCTGTTTGCCATCGCCGCGGCGATCGTGCTGATCGGCGTGGCCTCGGGCGGGCGCGATGCGCTGCAGCCGCTGTCGCACCTCAGCGTGGCACGTAGCGGCGCCGAAAGCGGTGGCGAAAGCGGCCGCGACGCGAAGGCGGTGCGCTTCGAGCGCGTGCGCAGCGTCGCCGAACTCGATGCCCGCGTGGCGCAGGCCGCGGCCGCGGGCAAGCCGGTGCTGCTGGATTTCTATGCCGACTGGTGCGTCAGCTGCAAGGAAATGGAGCGCATGACTTTTGTCGACGCGCGCGTGCGCGCGCGGCTGGCGGAGATCGTGCTGCTGCAGGCGGACGTGACCGCCAACAATGCCGACGACAAGGCCCTGCTCAAGCGCTTCGGCCTGTTCGGGCCGCCCGGCATCATCCTGTTCGGTGCGGACGGGCGCGAGCGCCCGGTGCGCGTGATCGGCTACCAGTCGGCCAGCCGCTTCCTGGAAAGCCTGGAACGCGCTTTCGGCGAGCGTACGCGCACCTGA
- a CDS encoding DNA-directed RNA polymerase subunit alpha, with translation MQTALLKPKIIAVEPLGDHHAKVVMEPFERGYGHTLGNALRRVLLSSMVGYAPTEVTIAGVVHEYSTIDGVQEDVVNLLLNLKGVVFKLHNRDEVTVSLRKDGEGVVTAADIELPHDVEIINPNHVIAHLSAGGKLDMQIKVEQGRGYVPGNVRKFGDESGKVIGRIVLDASFSPVRRVSYAVESARVEQRTDLDKLVMNIETDGVISPEEAIRQSARILVDQLSVFAALEGTESAAEAASSRTPQIDPILLRPVDDLELTVRSANCLKAENIYYIGDLIQRTENELLKTPNLGRKSLNEIKEVLASRGLTLGMKLENWPPAGLEK, from the coding sequence ATGCAAACAGCACTCCTCAAGCCAAAAATCATCGCCGTCGAGCCTCTGGGCGACCATCACGCCAAAGTCGTGATGGAGCCGTTCGAGCGCGGCTACGGCCATACGCTCGGTAACGCCCTGCGTCGCGTGCTGCTGTCGTCGATGGTCGGTTATGCCCCGACCGAAGTCACGATCGCTGGGGTGGTCCACGAGTATTCCACCATCGACGGCGTGCAGGAAGACGTCGTCAACCTGCTGCTCAACCTGAAGGGCGTGGTGTTCAAGCTGCACAACCGCGACGAAGTCACGGTGTCGCTGCGCAAGGATGGCGAAGGCGTGGTCACGGCTGCCGATATCGAGCTGCCGCACGACGTCGAGATCATCAACCCGAACCACGTGATCGCCCATCTGTCGGCCGGCGGCAAGCTGGACATGCAGATCAAGGTCGAGCAAGGCCGCGGCTACGTGCCGGGCAACGTGCGCAAGTTCGGCGACGAATCCGGCAAGGTCATCGGCCGCATCGTGCTGGACGCTTCGTTCTCGCCGGTGCGCCGCGTGTCGTACGCGGTTGAATCGGCTCGCGTGGAACAGCGTACCGACCTCGACAAGCTGGTCATGAACATCGAAACCGATGGCGTGATCTCGCCCGAGGAAGCGATCCGCCAGTCGGCCCGCATCCTGGTCGACCAGCTGTCCGTGTTCGCCGCGCTGGAAGGCACCGAGTCGGCGGCCGAGGCCGCATCGAGCCGCACGCCGCAGATCGACCCGATCCTGCTGCGCCCGGTCGACGACCTGGAGCTGACGGTGCGTTCGGCCAACTGCCTGAAGGCCGAAAACATCTACTACATCGGCGACCTGATCCAGCGTACCGAGAACGAACTGCTCAAGACCCCGAACCTGGGTCGCAAGTCGCTCAACGAGATCAAGGAAGTCCTCGCCTCGCGTGGCCTGACCCTCGGCATGAAGCTCGAGAACTGGCCGCCCGCAGGTCTGGAGAAGTAA
- a CDS encoding magnesium transporter CorA family protein translates to MELLGFSASQVHPLATLTDAAGFLSGNAASLFVWADFSTEEVTAAPDRWREQVRQLAGAPILDLHLADATNAAHPSYFDTTHAYDMVIFRKLTFETSRAIAEAEPQDPAAARPAEAAARQKRHPPGFLPALARIDTQPVTFFMFDNVLVTVRSGPSRTIDQVRQRLLELCQAPRPQATPGRGNGQPLLHGIRPPSRPEDLMLRLLNAMVDRYLELRAPLTRQLDRWQRALLNSRRSFSSWEGLLDARIQLRKLEHLSEEQRDALQEFRDSLLDNRYSSDPPGGPANAPGRDEVLLVRINDVMEHIQRVLAHARRLEDSIESAVQIHFSAVAHRTNRTMRALTLITALFMPLTLITGVFGMNFDRMPWLREPQGFWWSIGLMGVVAVVLAALWGLARQLER, encoded by the coding sequence ATGGAATTGCTCGGCTTCTCCGCCAGCCAGGTCCACCCGCTCGCAACGCTCACCGACGCCGCCGGCTTTCTGTCGGGCAACGCCGCATCGCTGTTCGTGTGGGCGGACTTCTCCACCGAAGAGGTCACCGCGGCGCCCGACCGCTGGCGCGAGCAGGTGCGCCAGCTTGCCGGCGCGCCAATCCTTGACCTGCACCTGGCCGACGCCACCAACGCCGCGCATCCGTCGTATTTCGATACGACCCATGCGTACGACATGGTGATCTTCCGCAAGCTGACCTTCGAAACCAGCCGCGCCATCGCCGAGGCCGAGCCGCAGGACCCCGCCGCCGCCAGGCCCGCCGAGGCCGCGGCCCGGCAGAAGCGGCATCCGCCCGGCTTCCTGCCGGCGCTGGCCCGGATCGACACGCAGCCGGTCACGTTCTTCATGTTCGACAACGTGCTGGTCACGGTGCGCTCGGGGCCGTCGCGCACCATCGACCAGGTGCGCCAGCGCCTGCTCGAGCTATGCCAGGCGCCGCGGCCGCAGGCCACGCCCGGGCGCGGCAACGGCCAGCCGCTGCTGCACGGCATCCGTCCGCCGAGCCGGCCCGAGGACCTGATGCTGCGGCTGCTCAACGCCATGGTCGACCGCTACCTGGAACTGCGCGCGCCGCTGACGCGCCAGCTCGACCGCTGGCAGCGCGCGCTGCTGAACTCGCGCCGCAGCTTCTCCAGCTGGGAAGGCCTGCTCGATGCCCGCATCCAGCTGCGCAAGCTGGAACACCTGAGCGAGGAGCAGCGCGACGCGCTGCAGGAATTCCGCGACAGCCTGCTCGACAACCGCTACAGCAGCGACCCGCCCGGCGGCCCGGCCAATGCGCCGGGGCGCGACGAGGTGCTGCTGGTGCGCATCAACGACGTGATGGAGCATATCCAGCGGGTGCTGGCGCATGCGCGGCGGCTCGAGGATTCGATCGAATCGGCGGTGCAGATCCACTTCTCGGCGGTGGCGCACCGGACCAACCGCACCATGCGCGCGCTGACGCTGATCACGGCGCTGTTCATGCCGCTGACGCTGATCACCGGCGTGTTCGGCATGAACTTCGACCGCATGCCCTGGCTGCGCGAGCCGCAGGGCTTCTGGTGGTCGATCGGGCTGATGGGCGTCGTCGCGGTGGTGCTGGCGGCGCTGTGGGGGCTGGCGCGGCAGCTGGAGCGCTAG
- a CDS encoding c-type cytochrome, translated as MNRIAKILGVLALAVPAAALSGLASAAEQAAAKADPAKGETLYTQGAPDRNVPACLSCHGAAGNSAAAANPKLAAQHPEYVHKQLADFKAKTRNNAIMVPMASVLTDEEMRNVGAYLAKQSLKPATAKNKDSIEAGQKIYRGGIAAKGVPACAACHGPAGAGIPAQYPRIGGQWADYTEAQLVAFRQGTRKNNPVMTTIAAKMSDAEIKAVADYVAGVR; from the coding sequence ATGAACCGCATTGCGAAGATTCTGGGTGTCCTGGCTCTGGCCGTTCCTGCCGCCGCCCTTTCCGGACTGGCATCTGCCGCAGAGCAGGCCGCCGCGAAGGCGGACCCGGCCAAGGGTGAAACGCTGTACACGCAAGGTGCCCCCGATCGCAATGTGCCCGCCTGCCTGAGCTGCCACGGCGCCGCCGGCAACAGCGCCGCCGCCGCCAACCCCAAGCTGGCCGCGCAGCATCCGGAATACGTCCACAAGCAGCTGGCCGACTTCAAGGCCAAGACCCGCAACAACGCAATCATGGTGCCGATGGCATCGGTGCTGACCGACGAGGAAATGCGCAACGTCGGCGCCTACCTGGCCAAGCAGTCGCTCAAGCCCGCCACCGCCAAGAACAAGGACAGCATCGAAGCCGGCCAGAAGATCTACCGTGGCGGCATCGCAGCCAAGGGCGTGCCGGCCTGCGCCGCCTGCCATGGCCCCGCCGGCGCGGGCATTCCGGCGCAGTATCCGCGCATCGGCGGCCAGTGGGCCGACTATACCGAGGCACAACTGGTGGCATTCCGCCAGGGCACCCGCAAGAACAACCCGGTCATGACGACCATCGCCGCCAAGATGTCGGATGCCGAGATCAAGGCGGTGGCGGACTACGTCGCCGGGGTTCGCTGA
- the ccsB gene encoding c-type cytochrome biogenesis protein CcsB, translating into MRGTPRADSGADEAYLEPSFLRRLSWVDWLFALALAVGAGVALSQYGQWMDGYDKAVLIGAVPTFALLGWHWKPVRPLMVALAVLSLFAIQLYQGQLARAEQAFFLKYFLSSQSAILWMSALVFLSTLFYWVGLATRSGTGYSLGSKLCWGAVVLGFTGMLVRWYESYLLGTDIGHIPISNLYEVFVLFTLITSLFYLYYEGRYATRALGPFVMLVVSAAVGFLLWYTVSRNAQEIQPLVPALQSWWMKIHVPANFIGYGTFALAAMVAVAYLLKQRGILAERLPSLELLDDVMYKAIAVGFAFFTIATILGALWAAEAWGGYWSWDPKETWALIVWLNYAAWLHMRLMKGLRGTVAAWWALVGLLVTTFAFLGVNMFLSGLHSYGEL; encoded by the coding sequence ATGCGCGGCACCCCGCGCGCCGACAGCGGTGCCGACGAGGCCTACCTCGAACCTTCCTTCCTGCGCCGCCTGAGCTGGGTGGACTGGCTCTTCGCGCTGGCGCTGGCCGTCGGCGCCGGCGTGGCGCTGTCGCAATACGGGCAATGGATGGACGGCTACGACAAGGCGGTGCTGATCGGCGCCGTGCCCACCTTTGCGCTGCTCGGCTGGCACTGGAAGCCGGTGCGGCCGCTGATGGTGGCGCTGGCGGTGCTGTCGTTGTTCGCGATCCAGCTTTACCAGGGCCAGCTCGCGCGCGCGGAGCAGGCCTTCTTCCTCAAGTACTTCCTGTCCAGCCAGTCGGCCATCCTGTGGATGAGCGCGCTGGTGTTCCTGTCCACGCTGTTCTACTGGGTCGGGCTGGCGACGCGCTCGGGCACCGGCTACAGCCTCGGCAGCAAGCTGTGCTGGGGCGCGGTGGTGCTGGGCTTCACCGGCATGCTGGTGCGCTGGTACGAGTCCTACCTGCTCGGCACCGATATCGGCCACATCCCGATCTCGAACCTGTACGAAGTGTTCGTGCTGTTCACGCTGATCACCTCGCTGTTCTACCTGTATTACGAAGGCCGTTACGCCACGCGCGCGCTGGGCCCGTTCGTGATGCTGGTAGTGTCGGCCGCGGTCGGCTTCCTGCTGTGGTACACGGTCAGCCGCAATGCGCAGGAGATCCAGCCGCTGGTGCCCGCGCTGCAAAGCTGGTGGATGAAGATCCATGTGCCGGCCAACTTTATCGGCTACGGCACCTTTGCATTGGCGGCGATGGTGGCGGTGGCCTACCTGCTCAAGCAGCGCGGCATCCTGGCCGAGCGCCTGCCGTCGCTGGAACTGCTCGACGACGTGATGTACAAGGCGATCGCGGTCGGCTTTGCCTTCTTCACCATCGCCACCATCCTCGGCGCGCTGTGGGCGGCCGAAGCCTGGGGCGGCTACTGGAGCTGGGACCCCAAGGAGACCTGGGCGCTGATCGTCTGGCTCAACTACGCGGCCTGGCTGCATATGCGGCTGATGAAGGGGTTGCGCGGCACGGTGGCGGCCTGGTGGGCGCTGGTCGGCCTGCTGGTGACGACCTTCGCGTTCCTGGGCGTGAACATGTTCCTGTCGGGGCTGCACAGCTACGGCGAACTCTGA
- the cutA gene encoding divalent-cation tolerance protein CutA encodes MQSQTDHVAGPDEVLVVLTNAPDAGTAARLSQAVLQARAAACVNRLTPVESEYWWQGKLEQAQEWPLLIKTTRARYAALEAVIRQHHPYDVPEIIAWPLAAGYAPYLAWVHAEAGSTAPPAAQQ; translated from the coding sequence ATGCAAAGCCAAACTGACCACGTTGCCGGTCCGGACGAGGTGCTGGTCGTCCTGACCAACGCGCCCGATGCCGGCACCGCGGCGCGTTTGTCGCAGGCCGTGCTGCAGGCGCGCGCTGCTGCCTGCGTGAACCGTCTGACGCCGGTCGAATCCGAGTACTGGTGGCAGGGCAAGCTCGAGCAGGCGCAGGAATGGCCGCTGCTGATCAAGACCACGCGTGCGCGCTACGCTGCACTGGAGGCCGTGATCCGGCAACATCACCCCTACGACGTGCCGGAGATCATTGCCTGGCCGCTGGCGGCGGGTTACGCGCCTTATCTGGCGTGGGTCCATGCCGAGGCCGGCAGTACCGCGCCGCCCGCCGCGCAGCAGTAG
- the rplQ gene encoding 50S ribosomal protein L17 has protein sequence MRHRHGLRKLNRTSSHRLAMLRNMSNSLFQHELIKTTVPKAKELRKVVEPLITLAKKDTVANRRLAFARLRDRDMVTKLFTELGPRYATRPGGYTRILKFGFRQGDNAPMALVELVDRPEITEAPAEEAAE, from the coding sequence ATGCGTCACCGTCATGGCTTGCGGAAACTGAACCGCACCTCGTCGCACCGTCTCGCGATGCTGCGCAACATGTCCAACTCGCTGTTCCAGCACGAGCTGATCAAGACCACCGTGCCCAAGGCCAAGGAACTGCGCAAGGTTGTCGAGCCGCTGATCACGCTGGCCAAGAAGGACACCGTTGCGAACCGCCGCCTGGCCTTCGCCCGCCTGCGCGACCGCGACATGGTCACCAAGCTGTTCACCGAACTGGGCCCGCGCTACGCCACCCGTCCGGGCGGCTACACCCGCATCCTGAAGTTCGGCTTCCGCCAGGGCGACAACGCGCCGATGGCGCTGGTCGAGCTGGTGGATCGTCCGGAAATCACCGAAGCCCCGGCCGAAGAAGCCGCGGAATAA
- a CDS encoding cytochrome c biogenesis protein ResB, with the protein MSTASTSGLHLKTSHRVLRDAVELLSSMRFAIALLTVISIASVIGTVLKQNEPYPNYVNQFGPFWAEVFHTLSLQKVYGSWWFLLILAFLVVSTSLCLVRNAPKMVADMRSWKDHVRERSLRAFHHRGEFDGARPRAEAVGRLSALLRNRGYRIKAVEHDGATLLAAKAGAANKAGYILAHTAIVVICIGGLLDGDLLIRAQMWLGGKTPIRGNAVISEIPPEHRLSASNPGFRGNAYVPEGSTVSTAILNIADGALVQDLPFAITLKKFKVDFYETGMPKLFASDVVVTDRATGKQTEATIKVNEPLIVDGIAIYQSSFEDGGSRLKFVGYPMQGSGHATFTLDGAVGGNKPLAGTGTSADRDGLTVEFSDFRLMNIENVTDASGKPDARGVARKSFNETLEQHLGAAASTDRAKTLRNVGPSVQYKLRDRTGQAREYNNYMVPVQMDGQSVFLAGMRESPSEPFRYLRIPADDQSSVADWMRLRAALQDRALRGEAARRFALASMPGDDKAELRRQLAESALRALDLFAGATRPAPDSPPGGFTAIAAFLEKSVPPAEQQKAADVLLKILNGSMWELWQLARAQDQLPVVANSAQSGAFLQQAINALSDSFFYGAPVFLQLDDFQEIKASVFQLTRAPGKNIVYLGCLLLVLGVFAMFYIRERRVWVWIKDQPTDPSATGHADDGAAGSHVLMAMSTQRRTMDFEKEFAALRDDIGRAAGGQSAAHESAGTPH; encoded by the coding sequence ATGTCGACCGCTTCCACTTCAGGGCTGCACCTGAAGACCTCTCACCGCGTGCTGCGCGACGCGGTCGAATTGTTGTCCTCGATGCGCTTCGCGATCGCGCTGCTGACGGTGATCTCCATCGCCAGCGTGATCGGCACCGTGCTCAAGCAGAACGAGCCGTATCCGAACTACGTCAACCAGTTCGGTCCCTTCTGGGCCGAGGTGTTCCATACGCTGTCGCTGCAGAAGGTCTACGGTTCGTGGTGGTTCCTGCTGATCCTGGCGTTCCTGGTGGTGTCCACCAGCCTGTGCCTGGTGCGCAACGCGCCCAAGATGGTCGCGGACATGCGCTCTTGGAAGGACCATGTGCGCGAGCGCAGCCTGCGCGCCTTCCACCATCGCGGCGAGTTCGACGGCGCGCGTCCGCGCGCCGAGGCCGTCGGCCGGCTGTCGGCGCTGCTGCGCAACCGCGGCTACCGCATCAAGGCGGTCGAGCATGACGGCGCCACGCTGCTGGCCGCCAAGGCCGGCGCCGCCAACAAGGCCGGCTATATCCTGGCGCACACCGCCATCGTGGTGATCTGCATCGGCGGCCTGCTCGACGGCGACCTGCTGATCCGCGCGCAGATGTGGCTGGGCGGCAAGACCCCGATCCGCGGCAACGCGGTGATCAGCGAGATCCCGCCCGAGCACCGGCTGTCGGCGAGCAACCCCGGCTTCCGCGGCAACGCCTACGTGCCCGAGGGCTCGACCGTCTCCACCGCCATCCTCAACATTGCCGACGGTGCGCTGGTGCAGGACCTGCCGTTCGCGATCACGCTCAAGAAGTTCAAGGTCGACTTCTACGAGACCGGCATGCCCAAGCTGTTCGCTTCGGACGTGGTCGTGACCGACCGCGCCACCGGCAAGCAGACCGAGGCCACCATCAAGGTGAACGAGCCGCTGATCGTCGACGGCATCGCCATCTACCAGTCCAGCTTCGAGGACGGCGGCTCGCGCCTGAAGTTCGTCGGCTACCCGATGCAGGGCAGCGGCCACGCCACCTTCACCCTCGACGGCGCGGTCGGCGGCAACAAGCCGCTGGCCGGCACCGGCACCAGCGCCGACCGCGACGGCCTGACGGTGGAGTTCAGCGACTTCCGGCTGATGAATATCGAGAACGTCACCGATGCCTCGGGCAAGCCCGATGCGCGCGGCGTGGCGCGCAAGTCCTTCAACGAGACGCTGGAACAGCATCTCGGCGCCGCCGCCAGCACCGACCGCGCCAAGACGCTGCGCAATGTCGGCCCGTCGGTGCAGTACAAGCTGCGCGACCGCACCGGGCAGGCGCGCGAGTACAACAACTACATGGTGCCGGTGCAGATGGACGGCCAGTCGGTGTTCCTGGCCGGCATGCGCGAGTCGCCCAGCGAGCCGTTCCGCTACCTGCGCATTCCCGCCGACGACCAGAGCAGCGTGGCCGACTGGATGCGCCTGCGCGCCGCGCTGCAGGACCGCGCGCTGCGCGGCGAGGCCGCGCGCCGTTTTGCGCTGGCGTCGATGCCCGGCGACGACAAGGCCGAGCTGCGCCGGCAGCTGGCCGAAAGCGCGCTGCGCGCGCTCGACCTGTTCGCGGGCGCGACCCGCCCCGCGCCGGATTCGCCGCCGGGCGGATTCACCGCGATCGCCGCCTTCCTGGAAAAGTCGGTGCCGCCGGCGGAACAGCAGAAGGCCGCCGACGTGCTGCTGAAGATCCTGAACGGTTCGATGTGGGAGCTGTGGCAGCTGGCGCGCGCGCAGGACCAGCTGCCGGTGGTGGCCAACAGTGCCCAGAGCGGCGCCTTCCTGCAGCAGGCCATCAACGCGTTGTCGGACAGTTTCTTCTACGGCGCGCCCGTGTTCCTGCAGCTCGACGACTTCCAGGAAATCAAGGCCAGCGTGTTCCAGCTGACCCGTGCGCCGGGCAAGAACATCGTGTATCTTGGCTGTCTGCTGCTGGTGCTGGGCGTGTTCGCGATGTTCTATATCCGCGAGCGCCGGGTCTGGGTCTGGATAAAAGACCAGCCGACTGACCCGTCCGCCACGGGCCACGCCGATGACGGTGCTGCCGGCAGCCATGTGCTGATGGCGATGTCGACCCAGCGCCGCACCATGGATTTCGAGAAAGAATTCGCGGCGCTGCGCGACGACATCGGCCGTGCCGCAGGGGGCCAAAGCGCTGCCCACGAATCCGCCGGCACTCCCCACTGA
- the yihA gene encoding ribosome biogenesis GTP-binding protein YihA/YsxC, whose product MSLLHQARFFITVNHLRDLPATAVPEVAFAGRSNAGKSTAINILCNQKRLAFSSRTPGRTQHINYFSVAPVKAPDPLAFLVDLPGYGYAEVSGSAKYHWQGLLSDYVQTRQQLAGLILMMDARRPFTDLDCQMVEWFLPTGRPIHVLLTKADKLTNSDNAKALRETRKMLQGYAEQMETPVPMTAQLFSSLKRRGIEEAQGVIAGWLNLPEAQKVEQKAAAANTEPPASDPAA is encoded by the coding sequence ATGTCCCTTCTTCACCAGGCCCGCTTCTTCATCACCGTGAACCACCTGCGCGACCTGCCCGCCACGGCCGTGCCCGAGGTGGCGTTCGCCGGCCGCTCCAACGCCGGCAAGTCCACCGCGATCAACATCCTGTGCAACCAGAAGCGGCTGGCGTTCTCGTCGCGCACGCCCGGGCGCACGCAGCACATCAACTATTTCTCGGTGGCGCCGGTCAAGGCGCCGGACCCGCTGGCGTTCCTGGTCGATCTGCCGGGCTATGGCTATGCCGAAGTCTCGGGCTCGGCCAAGTACCACTGGCAGGGCCTGCTGAGCGATTACGTGCAGACGCGCCAGCAACTGGCCGGGCTGATCCTGATGATGGATGCGCGCCGCCCGTTCACGGACCTCGATTGCCAGATGGTCGAATGGTTCCTGCCCACCGGGCGGCCCATCCACGTGCTGCTGACCAAGGCCGACAAGCTCACCAACAGCGACAATGCCAAAGCCCTGCGCGAAACCCGCAAGATGCTGCAAGGCTATGCCGAGCAGATGGAAACGCCGGTGCCGATGACGGCGCAGCTGTTCTCCAGCCTGAAGCGCCGCGGCATCGAAGAGGCGCAGGGCGTGATCGCCGGCTGGCTGAACTTGCCGGAAGCGCAAAAGGTTGAACAGAAGGCCGCCGCCGCGAATACCGAGCCTCCGGCATCCGATCCGGCCGCGTGA
- the hemB gene encoding porphobilinogen synthase, with protein MSTFPEFRPRRMRRDDFSRRMMREHRLSPDNLIYPVFILDGQNQRQAVASMPGVERVSVDLLMPVAEDCVRLGIPVLALFPVIDPSLKTPDGIEATNPDGLVPRAVRALKDRFPELGVLCDVALDPYTSHGQDGVLDDNGYVINDATVEILVRQALAQAEAGVDIVAPSDMMDGRIGAVRSALEDNGHIHTRIMAYSAKYASAFYGPFRDAVGSAANLGKGNKMTYQMDPANTDEALREVAQDILEGADMVMVKPGMPYLDIVRRVKDEFRFPTYVYQVSGEYAMLKAAAQNGWLDHDKVMMESLLAFRRAGADGILTYFARDAARLLQA; from the coding sequence ATGTCGACCTTCCCCGAGTTCCGCCCGCGCCGCATGCGCCGCGATGATTTCTCCCGCCGCATGATGCGCGAGCATCGCCTGTCCCCGGACAACCTGATCTACCCCGTTTTCATTCTCGATGGCCAGAACCAGCGCCAGGCCGTGGCGTCGATGCCGGGCGTGGAGCGCGTCTCGGTCGACCTGCTGATGCCGGTGGCCGAAGATTGCGTCAGGCTGGGTATCCCGGTGCTCGCGCTGTTCCCGGTGATCGACCCGTCGCTGAAGACCCCCGACGGCATCGAGGCCACCAACCCCGACGGGCTGGTGCCGCGCGCCGTGCGCGCGCTGAAAGACCGCTTCCCCGAACTCGGCGTGCTGTGCGACGTGGCGCTCGACCCGTACACCAGCCACGGCCAGGACGGCGTGCTCGACGACAACGGCTACGTGATCAACGATGCGACGGTGGAGATCCTGGTGCGCCAGGCGCTGGCGCAGGCCGAGGCCGGCGTCGACATCGTCGCCCCGTCCGACATGATGGATGGCCGCATCGGCGCCGTGCGCAGCGCGCTGGAAGACAACGGCCATATCCATACCCGCATCATGGCGTACTCGGCCAAGTACGCGTCGGCGTTCTACGGCCCCTTCCGCGACGCGGTGGGCTCGGCCGCCAACCTGGGCAAGGGCAACAAGATGACCTACCAGATGGACCCGGCCAACACCGACGAGGCGCTGCGCGAAGTGGCGCAGGACATCCTGGAAGGCGCCGACATGGTGATGGTCAAGCCCGGCATGCCGTACCTGGACATCGTGCGCCGGGTCAAGGACGAGTTCCGCTTCCCCACCTACGTGTACCAGGTCAGCGGCGAGTACGCGATGCTCAAGGCCGCCGCGCAGAACGGCTGGCTGGACCACGACAAGGTGATGATGGAATCGCTGCTGGCGTTCCGCCGCGCCGGCGCCGACGGCATCCTGACCTATTTCGCCCGCGACGCCGCGCGGCTGCTGCAGGCCTGA